A portion of the Mycobacterium paraseoulense genome contains these proteins:
- a CDS encoding beta-ketoacyl [acyl carrier protein] synthase domain-containing protein, which translates to MSDTRIDGTGDPVVIVGLALEAPGGIDTSEKYWDLLAGGREALGPFPTDRGWQVSELLAGSRRSGFKEIHDRGGFLSGATTFDPEFFGISPREAVAMDPQQRVVLRVSWRALENSGINPDDLAGHDVGCFVGASATGYGPQMANFSQHSGHLLAGTALSVISGRVAYTLGLAGPALTVDSSCASALAAFHVAVRSVQNGDCDLALAGGVNVLGSPGFFVEFSKQHALSDDGHCRPYSAHASGTVWAEGAAMFVLQRKSAALRAGRHVVAEVRATAVNQDGRSAGLSAPSAEAQVRLFRRAMTQAGIGAADVGMVEGHGTGTRLGDRTELRSLADTYGATVPGGGAVLGSVKSNVGHALAASGALGLAKVVVSAEHGAIPPTLHAADPSPEIDWDSQGLRLAKTMTPWPAVGGQRIAATSAFGIAGTNAHVIVSLPEVA; encoded by the coding sequence ATGTCTGACACCAGGATCGACGGCACGGGCGATCCGGTCGTGATCGTCGGCCTGGCGCTCGAAGCGCCCGGCGGCATCGACACCTCCGAGAAGTACTGGGACTTGTTGGCGGGCGGCCGTGAGGCGCTGGGTCCGTTCCCGACCGACCGCGGTTGGCAGGTGAGCGAACTGCTCGCCGGGTCGCGGCGCAGCGGCTTCAAGGAAATCCACGACCGCGGTGGATTCCTCTCGGGTGCAACCACCTTCGACCCCGAGTTCTTCGGCATCTCACCGAGGGAGGCCGTCGCCATGGACCCCCAGCAACGCGTCGTTCTCCGCGTCTCGTGGCGCGCGCTGGAGAACAGCGGCATCAACCCCGACGACCTGGCCGGGCACGACGTGGGGTGCTTCGTCGGCGCCTCGGCCACCGGATATGGGCCGCAGATGGCCAACTTCTCCCAGCACAGTGGCCACCTGCTCGCCGGGACCGCGCTGAGCGTGATATCCGGGCGCGTCGCCTACACGCTGGGGCTGGCCGGGCCGGCGCTGACGGTGGACTCGTCGTGCGCGTCCGCACTCGCGGCGTTCCACGTCGCCGTGCGCTCGGTCCAGAACGGTGACTGCGACCTGGCGCTGGCGGGCGGGGTCAACGTGCTGGGCTCGCCCGGGTTCTTCGTCGAGTTCTCCAAACAGCACGCCCTCTCCGACGACGGCCACTGCCGTCCCTACAGTGCGCACGCCAGCGGGACGGTGTGGGCCGAAGGGGCGGCGATGTTCGTGCTGCAACGCAAATCGGCGGCGCTGCGCGCCGGCCGGCACGTCGTCGCGGAGGTCCGCGCCACCGCCGTCAACCAGGACGGTCGCAGCGCCGGGCTGAGCGCTCCCAGCGCTGAGGCGCAAGTGCGCCTGTTCCGGCGCGCCATGACGCAGGCCGGGATCGGCGCCGCGGACGTCGGCATGGTCGAGGGCCACGGCACCGGCACCCGGCTCGGCGACCGCACCGAACTTCGTTCGCTGGCAGACACTTACGGCGCCACGGTGCCCGGCGGCGGCGCGGTACTGGGCTCGGTGAAGTCCAACGTCGGGCACGCCCTGGCCGCCAGCGGAGCGCTCGGGCTGGCCAAGGTGGTGGTCTCCGCCGAGCACGGGGCCATCCCACCGACCCTTCACGCGGCGGACCCGAGCCCGGAAATCGACTGGGACAGCCAAGGTTTGCGCTTGGCGAAGACCATGACCCCGTGGCCGGCGGTCGGCGGACAACGGATCGCGGCGACGTCGGCGTTCGGCATCGCCGGCACCAACGCACACGTGATCGTCTCCCTCCCCGAGGTCGCGTGA
- a CDS encoding non-ribosomal peptide synthetase has translation MTETTRAGARLDDERLELLRRRIAERGLASPAAEAAVVTYEAPRMSVGQHRMWFVQSVDPDSALLNVCVSYRVTGTVDTDRLRHAVDAVAARHPVLHTTYDTGADGDPYPVVREELRPEWAEHDLSELTDQARRLRLDVLAQRDFRRPFDLATDSPLRVTVARLSADELMLLITAHHIAWDDASWTPFFTDLTRAYVDPDGFGDEPTQAVPPPDEAADPAADHEYWRRQMANLPEPLELPGPNGSVVPRTWRAQRATLPLPAATVDRAAALARETGATPYMVLMAAFAALVHRYTQSTDFLIAAPVLNRGVGTESAIGYYGNTVVIRLRPRPHQTFRELLAETRDRAMGAFAHSRADLDWLVRESNPDRRHGADRMTRVSFGQRESDGAGFRPPGVRCTRGELRGHFNQLPLSFMVELDRSGGGLVEAEYLVEVLDQQLVDQLLRHYAVLLDGALTNPDTALSACALMGADDAEWLRRASTGETFETPATTLPALITRRTALSPAAIAVVYEGHDYTYREIDEESNRLAHWLIEQGVGTEDRVAVLLDKSPELVITALGVLKAGAVYLPVDPTYPEDRLTFILGDADAKLVLREPVPELSRYPATAPAELIRPLGPNNTAYLIYTSGSTGMPKGVPVPHAPIAEYFVWFGDEYRVDETDRLLQVASPSFDVSMGEIFGTLIMGARLVIPRPDGLRDIGYLTDLLSREGITSMHFVPSLLGLFLSLPGVGQWRTLRRVPIGGEALPGEIADKFHATFDALLYNFYGPTETVVNCTSYPVEGAQGTRVVPIGRPKINTQVHLLDNALRPVPAGAIGEIYIGGTHVAHGYHRRPALTAERFVADPFTPGGRLYRSGDLARRNADGDIEFVGRADEQVKIRGFRIELGEIAAAITVDPSVGQAVVLAMDLPRLGKSLVGYVTPAPGGDPETVDIERIRARVAAALPDYMTPAAYVALDEIPITAHGKIDRTALPQPQIAAAAQYRDPTTPTERRIAALFAALLGHDRVGVDDSFFDLGGHSLVATKLVTAIRSDCGVEIGIRDVFELATVGALAERVDQLSSGERRQSRPKLIATAHDEPMPLSASQLRSWFAYRVDGPSWVNNIPFAAKLSGPWDIDALVAAVGDVVARHEILRTSYVELDGVPYQVVGPAGEVSVRRAAGPDDAWLQRELDAERRHCFELDRELPVRVAVRHTDDNPAEHVLSLVVHHIASDHWSAGVLFADVMTAYRARRAGEAPSWAPLRVQYADYAAWQGEFLGDATGQESPVAAEQREYWNRQLAGLPENTGLRPDFPRQPVPSGAGESVDFRIDATTRGKLAELSRELGITEFMLLQTAVAVVLHKAGGGLDIPLGTPIAGRTEAELDQLIGFFVNILVLRNDLTGNPTLRELLTRARETALAAYAHQDLPFDRVVDSVSPVRSLSRNPLFQVVVHVRDQLPAMRVVEQAPEGGQATVCTSLDPVFDMAHADLSVNFFGTDGSNGVGYTGNLIFRTELYTRPTIERLAGWLTRVVTEFADNVDQSLRDVQLADAAERRRMLEHWSRGERPPHDRPRTIPELLEPSRGWGPDRIAVRCGDQQIDYPALHRLSDNLAALLAAQGVGPGSLVGLSTRRSVDLVVALVAIMKAGGGYFPIDPGYPLARKQFMLDDVRPPVVVATAEAAATVPEVAGVAVLSLDDPQVRAAVENGEVDRRELPLPHPEHPMFLVFTSGSTGTPKGALGTHRSMAARLDWQLRHYPPRTDDVRLAQASITFLEGGMEMLAGLAAGATMILADDTEHRDPEALAELMSRHAVAQVTAVPSLVSVLVDSRPDAVRALSRLVCGGEPVSTSLLQRLAAVCSGADIELLNNIGSTETSGAVSRGRLEPPNPLVGKPVPGADAYLLDDGLRPVPVGVVGELYYAGDQLARGYWKRPALTATRFVANPFALEPGSRLYRSGDLARWTEDGRLEFVGRSDHQVQVRGFRVELAEVEAALAGVDGVAAAAARTWEAHGGTSLAGYVVPQRRILDDTEKASFASEVRAAIGATLPGYMMPSSLTVLEKLPKTESGKLNRPGLPRPAVTTSGRVEPSRTDTERALADVFAELLSTPEVGRFDDFFALGGDSILSVQLASRARAAGLAVSPRMIFENPTVQQLAAAVDALGRNGGEQVEEPADTRFEPMSTSGLSTEDLAAVTQLWSSSRDGTP, from the coding sequence GTGACGGAAACCACCCGAGCCGGCGCACGGCTCGACGATGAGCGCCTGGAGTTGTTGCGCCGCAGGATCGCCGAACGTGGTCTGGCCAGCCCGGCCGCCGAAGCGGCGGTGGTGACCTACGAAGCGCCGCGGATGTCCGTCGGACAGCACCGGATGTGGTTCGTGCAGTCGGTGGACCCCGACAGCGCGCTGCTCAACGTCTGCGTCTCCTATCGCGTCACCGGCACGGTCGACACCGACCGGTTGCGGCACGCGGTCGACGCCGTGGCCGCGCGGCACCCCGTGCTGCACACGACGTATGACACGGGCGCCGACGGCGATCCGTATCCGGTCGTCCGCGAGGAACTGCGGCCGGAGTGGGCCGAGCACGACCTGTCCGAGTTGACCGATCAGGCCCGGCGGTTACGGCTGGACGTGCTGGCGCAGCGCGATTTCCGCCGGCCCTTCGACCTGGCCACGGATTCGCCCCTGCGGGTCACCGTGGCCCGGCTCTCGGCCGACGAGTTGATGCTGTTGATCACCGCCCACCACATCGCCTGGGACGACGCCTCGTGGACGCCGTTTTTCACCGACTTGACCCGCGCGTATGTCGATCCGGACGGCTTCGGCGACGAGCCCACGCAAGCGGTCCCACCGCCGGACGAAGCCGCGGATCCCGCCGCGGACCACGAATACTGGCGACGCCAGATGGCGAACCTCCCGGAGCCGCTTGAGCTTCCGGGTCCCAACGGGTCGGTGGTGCCACGCACCTGGCGTGCCCAACGCGCCACGCTGCCGTTACCGGCGGCCACCGTCGACCGGGCGGCGGCGCTGGCGCGGGAAACCGGTGCCACCCCGTACATGGTCCTGATGGCCGCCTTCGCCGCGCTGGTGCACCGCTACACCCAGTCAACCGACTTCCTGATCGCCGCTCCAGTGCTCAACCGCGGCGTCGGCACCGAATCGGCCATCGGGTACTACGGCAACACCGTGGTGATTCGGCTGCGGCCGCGGCCCCACCAGACGTTCCGAGAGCTGCTGGCCGAGACCCGGGACCGTGCGATGGGCGCCTTCGCCCATTCGCGCGCCGATCTGGACTGGCTGGTCCGCGAATCCAACCCGGATCGCCGGCACGGCGCCGACCGGATGACCCGGGTGAGCTTCGGGCAGCGCGAGTCCGATGGCGCCGGTTTCCGCCCGCCCGGGGTGCGGTGCACACGCGGAGAGCTGCGCGGCCATTTCAACCAGCTGCCACTGAGTTTCATGGTTGAGCTGGACCGCTCCGGCGGCGGTCTGGTCGAAGCCGAGTACCTGGTCGAGGTGCTGGATCAGCAGCTGGTGGACCAGCTGCTGCGGCACTACGCCGTGTTGCTGGACGGCGCGCTGACAAACCCCGACACGGCGCTGTCGGCGTGCGCGCTGATGGGCGCCGACGACGCCGAGTGGCTGCGTCGCGCCTCGACCGGTGAAACGTTTGAAACGCCGGCCACCACCTTGCCGGCGCTCATCACGCGCCGGACGGCGCTGTCGCCCGCCGCCATCGCCGTCGTGTACGAGGGCCACGACTACACCTATCGCGAGATCGACGAAGAGTCGAACCGCCTGGCGCACTGGCTGATCGAGCAGGGCGTCGGCACCGAGGACCGCGTCGCGGTGCTGCTGGACAAGTCACCCGAGCTGGTCATCACCGCGCTGGGCGTGCTGAAGGCGGGCGCGGTCTACCTGCCGGTGGATCCCACCTACCCCGAGGATCGGCTGACCTTCATCCTCGGCGACGCCGACGCCAAACTCGTTCTGCGCGAGCCGGTTCCGGAGTTGTCGCGGTACCCGGCCACCGCGCCCGCCGAGTTGATCCGGCCGTTGGGCCCAAACAACACCGCCTACCTGATCTACACGTCGGGTTCGACAGGGATGCCCAAGGGCGTGCCGGTGCCGCACGCGCCGATCGCCGAGTACTTCGTGTGGTTCGGTGACGAGTACCGCGTCGATGAGACCGACCGGCTGCTGCAGGTCGCGTCGCCGAGCTTCGACGTATCCATGGGAGAGATCTTCGGCACGCTGATCATGGGCGCCCGGCTGGTGATCCCGCGGCCGGACGGGCTACGCGACATCGGCTACCTGACGGATCTGCTGAGCCGCGAAGGCATCACCTCGATGCACTTCGTGCCGTCGCTGCTCGGGCTGTTCCTGTCGCTGCCCGGCGTCGGCCAGTGGCGCACGCTGCGCCGCGTGCCCATCGGCGGCGAGGCCTTACCCGGGGAGATCGCCGACAAATTTCACGCGACGTTCGACGCGCTGCTGTACAACTTCTACGGACCGACCGAGACCGTGGTCAACTGCACCAGCTATCCGGTGGAAGGGGCGCAGGGCACCCGGGTGGTGCCCATCGGGCGCCCGAAGATCAACACGCAGGTCCACCTGCTCGACAACGCGCTGCGCCCGGTGCCCGCGGGCGCGATCGGCGAAATCTACATCGGTGGAACTCATGTCGCGCACGGATACCACCGCAGGCCCGCGCTGACTGCCGAGCGTTTCGTCGCCGACCCGTTCACCCCGGGCGGCCGGCTGTACCGCTCGGGCGACCTGGCCCGCCGCAACGCCGACGGCGACATCGAGTTCGTCGGTCGCGCCGACGAACAAGTCAAGATCCGCGGCTTCCGCATCGAGCTGGGCGAGATCGCCGCCGCCATCACGGTCGACCCCAGCGTGGGGCAGGCGGTGGTGCTGGCCATGGACCTGCCGCGGCTGGGCAAGAGCCTGGTCGGATACGTCACGCCGGCCCCGGGTGGTGACCCGGAAACCGTTGACATCGAACGGATCCGCGCCCGGGTGGCCGCGGCGCTGCCCGACTACATGACGCCGGCCGCCTACGTTGCGCTCGACGAAATCCCGATCACGGCGCACGGCAAGATCGACCGCACCGCGCTGCCCCAACCGCAGATCGCGGCTGCCGCACAATACCGCGACCCGACCACACCCACCGAACGCCGCATCGCCGCCTTGTTTGCCGCGCTGCTCGGTCACGACCGGGTGGGGGTCGACGACTCGTTCTTCGACTTGGGCGGCCACTCGCTGGTGGCCACGAAACTGGTCACCGCCATCCGCTCGGACTGTGGCGTGGAAATCGGCATCCGCGACGTCTTCGAACTGGCGACGGTGGGCGCGTTGGCCGAGCGGGTCGACCAGCTGAGTTCCGGTGAGCGGAGACAGTCGCGGCCCAAGCTGATCGCGACCGCGCACGACGAGCCCATGCCACTGTCGGCCTCACAGCTGCGCAGCTGGTTCGCCTACCGCGTCGACGGGCCCAGCTGGGTCAACAACATTCCGTTCGCCGCGAAACTGAGCGGGCCGTGGGACATCGATGCCCTGGTTGCCGCCGTCGGCGACGTCGTCGCCCGCCACGAAATCCTGCGCACCTCCTACGTGGAGTTGGACGGCGTGCCCTATCAGGTGGTCGGACCGGCCGGGGAGGTATCCGTGCGCCGCGCCGCCGGCCCCGACGACGCCTGGCTGCAACGGGAATTGGACGCCGAGCGCCGGCACTGCTTCGAGCTGGACCGCGAATTGCCGGTACGGGTCGCGGTGCGGCACACCGACGACAACCCCGCCGAGCATGTGCTGTCACTGGTCGTCCACCACATCGCCTCCGACCACTGGTCGGCGGGGGTGCTGTTCGCCGACGTGATGACCGCCTATCGGGCCCGCCGGGCGGGGGAGGCCCCGTCCTGGGCGCCGCTGCGGGTGCAGTACGCCGACTACGCGGCGTGGCAGGGCGAGTTCCTCGGCGACGCCACCGGTCAAGAATCTCCTGTCGCCGCCGAGCAGCGCGAGTACTGGAACCGGCAATTGGCCGGGCTGCCGGAGAACACCGGGCTGCGGCCCGACTTTCCCCGCCAGCCGGTCCCCAGCGGGGCGGGCGAATCCGTCGACTTCCGCATCGACGCCACGACCCGCGGCAAGCTCGCCGAATTGTCCCGCGAGCTGGGCATCACCGAATTCATGCTGCTGCAGACGGCGGTCGCCGTGGTGCTGCACAAAGCGGGTGGTGGGTTGGACATCCCGCTGGGCACCCCGATCGCGGGGCGCACCGAGGCCGAACTCGACCAGCTGATCGGCTTTTTCGTCAACATCCTGGTGCTGCGCAACGACCTGACCGGGAACCCGACGTTGCGCGAGTTGCTGACTCGTGCGCGGGAAACGGCGCTGGCCGCCTACGCCCATCAGGACCTGCCGTTCGACCGCGTGGTCGACAGCGTCAGCCCGGTGCGTTCGTTGTCGCGCAACCCGCTGTTCCAGGTCGTCGTGCACGTCCGTGACCAGCTGCCCGCCATGCGGGTGGTCGAGCAGGCCCCCGAGGGCGGACAGGCCACGGTGTGCACCTCGCTGGACCCGGTCTTCGACATGGCGCACGCCGATCTCAGCGTCAACTTCTTCGGCACCGACGGCTCGAACGGCGTCGGTTACACCGGCAACCTCATCTTCCGCACGGAGCTGTACACCAGGCCGACCATCGAGCGGCTGGCCGGTTGGCTCACCCGGGTGGTCACCGAGTTTGCCGACAACGTCGATCAGAGTTTGCGAGATGTGCAGCTGGCCGACGCCGCAGAGCGGCGCCGCATGCTGGAGCACTGGAGCCGCGGAGAGCGGCCCCCGCACGACCGGCCGCGCACCATTCCGGAATTGCTGGAACCGAGCCGAGGCTGGGGACCCGACCGGATCGCGGTGCGTTGCGGCGATCAGCAAATCGATTACCCTGCGCTGCACCGTCTTTCGGACAACCTGGCGGCGCTGCTGGCCGCGCAGGGGGTCGGCCCGGGGTCGTTGGTCGGGCTCTCGACGCGCCGCAGCGTCGACCTGGTGGTGGCGCTGGTGGCCATCATGAAGGCGGGCGGTGGTTACTTCCCCATCGACCCCGGCTATCCGCTGGCGCGCAAGCAGTTCATGCTCGACGACGTGCGGCCGCCGGTCGTGGTGGCGACGGCCGAAGCGGCGGCCACCGTCCCCGAAGTCGCCGGCGTCGCGGTGCTTTCGCTCGATGACCCGCAGGTGCGCGCCGCGGTGGAGAACGGGGAGGTCGATCGGCGGGAACTACCGCTGCCGCACCCCGAACACCCGATGTTCCTGGTCTTCACGTCCGGATCCACCGGCACGCCGAAAGGCGCGCTGGGCACCCACCGATCGATGGCGGCGCGGCTGGACTGGCAGCTGCGGCACTACCCGCCCAGGACGGACGACGTTCGGCTGGCGCAGGCCTCGATCACGTTCCTCGAGGGCGGCATGGAGATGCTGGCCGGCCTGGCGGCGGGGGCCACCATGATCCTCGCCGACGACACCGAGCACCGCGACCCGGAAGCCCTCGCCGAGTTGATGAGTCGGCACGCGGTCGCGCAGGTGACCGCGGTGCCCAGCCTGGTATCGGTCCTGGTGGACAGCCGGCCCGACGCGGTGCGGGCGTTGTCCAGGTTGGTGTGCGGCGGAGAACCGGTGAGCACGTCGCTGCTGCAGCGGCTGGCGGCCGTGTGCTCCGGCGCGGACATCGAGCTGTTGAACAACATCGGCTCCACCGAAACGTCCGGCGCGGTATCCCGCGGGCGGCTGGAGCCGCCGAATCCGCTCGTGGGCAAGCCGGTTCCCGGGGCGGACGCCTACCTGCTCGACGACGGCCTGCGGCCGGTACCGGTCGGTGTCGTGGGCGAACTCTATTACGCCGGCGATCAACTGGCGCGGGGCTATTGGAAGCGGCCCGCGCTGACCGCCACCCGGTTCGTGGCCAATCCCTTTGCGCTCGAGCCGGGTTCACGTCTGTACCGCAGTGGCGACCTCGCCCGCTGGACCGAGGACGGCCGACTGGAATTCGTCGGACGCTCCGACCACCAGGTCCAGGTACGCGGTTTCCGGGTGGAGTTGGCCGAGGTCGAGGCGGCGCTGGCGGGAGTCGACGGTGTCGCCGCCGCGGCGGCCCGCACCTGGGAGGCACACGGCGGGACCTCGCTCGCCGGATATGTTGTGCCGCAACGTCGGATCCTCGATGACACCGAGAAGGCCTCGTTCGCATCCGAGGTGCGCGCCGCGATCGGCGCGACACTGCCCGGCTACATGATGCCGTCGTCGTTGACCGTCCTAGAGAAGCTTCCCAAAACCGAATCGGGCAAGCTGAATCGGCCCGGGCTGCCGCGGCCGGCGGTTACCACCAGTGGGCGCGTCGAACCGTCGCGCACCGACACCGAACGGGCGCTGGCCGACGTGTTCGCCGAGCTACTGTCGACACCCGAGGTGGGCCGCTTCGACGACTTCTTCGCGCTGGGCGGGGACAGCATCCTGTCGGTGCAGCTGGCCTCGCGGGCACGGGCCGCCGGCCTGGCGGTCAGCCCGCGGATGATCTTCGAGAACCCGACCGTGCAACAGCTCGCGGCGGCGGTGGATGCGCTGGGGCGCAACGGCGGCGAGCAGGTCGAGGAGCCCGCCGACACCCGGTTCGAGCCGATGAGCACGTCCGGACTCTCGACCGAGGATCTTGCCGCGGTGACGCAGCTTTGGTCGTCGTCGCGCGACGGTACGCCATGA
- the mbtD gene encoding mycobactin polyketide synthase MbtD: protein MLTSPLPDGRVPVLLTAHDEELIADDARAILDYLDRTDADTAAIASSLLRLRRVRRHRAVLRAANRAELTSGLSALAHGDEHPLVTRSSIGAAPCIAFVFPGQGNQWQSMGAEAYQRLPAYRAEADRCAQAFLAAGLPSPLPYLTEALDRDWSRTEIQGAQFTHAVSLAHEWRFHGVLPAITIGHSLGEVAAAYVAGTISLPDAAALVGARATIVDQLAGQYAMVVLGAGVDEAESLVGETAGWLEVSAVNGPSSTVVSGDHDAAAAAVRLARQRGMFTHQLSVDYPGHTSVLRPLRAQLSDLVPRSAFQDSPVRFVGSTFGGEVGSDVDFGQYWYENLCNTVRFDWAVTAARRLGATTYVELSAHPALLYPLADLIDERTSVAVGSGHREGAITDVLAKNIATVATADPGCQWANTIPGGARRPLRGFPNAPMRAVHLWAAPEPLMDTVPAPSLTVAVETWQPATPSNAVRADIGVFGATGAETALTQRLIDAVGAQGGCRVVSAREAEIVAVIAPGLDERDPMAAIEQIAGLPDAGLPDYAALIGPRCRAVWLLTAGAESVDPGDADASPAQAALAAMHRSVGFEFTDQTFGHLDLPGREVDARTARAVVDALLGETGEVALRGAESPRRYVRTFSQCRDSATERPFDADALDNVVITGGSGAIGLQYARYCIERGARTVTLLSRNGLDQTALHRLTEGHDTEVRALRCDITDPGAVAAAARHAGAGASLLIHTAGIAETRSRADLTGADVAAVCAAKVRGLALLAQMWPLRPACRILACSSVFGVWGGYHHAAYAASNRMLDVLVAQLRARGHDCTAIRWGLWQAAGVVGADEITRTERSGLIAMAPGPAIAAGLHRYDGDPLIFDADFDRLAVFFESQGMPMPFSAPRRSDGAAGDPAARPLAEAVHAELAATLHLGDSVSIDPSAPLIDLGVDSLLALDLRKRLRRTVGRSVAVARMLGGITLDELIDALRAGSSEPPEGATPDAREARKVGLPA from the coding sequence ATGCTCACGTCCCCGCTGCCCGACGGTCGCGTGCCGGTGTTGCTCACCGCGCACGACGAAGAGCTGATCGCCGACGACGCCCGAGCAATCCTGGATTATCTGGACCGGACCGACGCGGACACCGCGGCGATCGCCTCGAGCCTGCTGCGCCTGCGGCGGGTGCGGCGGCACCGCGCGGTGCTCCGCGCGGCCAACCGCGCCGAACTCACCAGCGGGCTGTCCGCCCTGGCCCACGGCGACGAGCACCCGCTGGTCACCCGCTCCTCGATCGGGGCGGCGCCGTGCATCGCGTTCGTGTTTCCCGGCCAGGGCAACCAATGGCAATCGATGGGCGCCGAAGCCTATCAACGACTTCCGGCGTACCGGGCCGAGGCCGACCGATGCGCGCAGGCCTTCCTCGCCGCGGGACTGCCCTCACCATTGCCCTACCTGACCGAAGCGCTCGACCGTGACTGGTCACGGACCGAAATCCAGGGGGCGCAGTTCACCCACGCCGTCAGCCTGGCCCACGAATGGCGATTCCACGGCGTGCTCCCCGCCATCACCATCGGCCACAGCCTCGGCGAGGTCGCGGCGGCGTACGTGGCCGGAACGATTTCCTTGCCCGACGCGGCCGCGCTGGTCGGCGCCCGCGCCACCATCGTCGACCAATTGGCGGGTCAATACGCCATGGTGGTGCTGGGCGCCGGCGTCGACGAGGCGGAGTCGCTGGTCGGGGAGACCGCGGGCTGGCTGGAAGTTTCGGCGGTCAACGGCCCCTCGTCCACCGTGGTGTCCGGAGACCACGACGCCGCGGCGGCCGCCGTACGGCTGGCCCGCCAGCGCGGGATGTTCACCCATCAACTGTCCGTGGACTATCCGGGGCATACCAGCGTCCTGCGGCCGTTGCGCGCGCAGTTGAGCGACCTCGTTCCCCGCTCGGCTTTCCAGGACAGCCCGGTCAGATTCGTCGGGTCGACCTTCGGCGGCGAGGTCGGCAGCGACGTGGACTTCGGACAGTACTGGTATGAAAATCTCTGCAACACGGTGCGTTTCGATTGGGCGGTGACGGCTGCCCGGAGACTCGGGGCGACCACGTACGTCGAGTTGTCCGCGCATCCCGCGTTGCTGTACCCGCTCGCCGACCTGATCGACGAACGGACCAGCGTGGCCGTCGGGTCGGGCCACCGCGAGGGGGCCATCACAGACGTGCTGGCGAAGAACATCGCGACCGTGGCGACCGCCGATCCCGGCTGCCAGTGGGCGAACACCATCCCCGGCGGTGCCCGGCGGCCGCTGCGCGGGTTCCCCAACGCGCCCATGCGGGCGGTGCACCTCTGGGCGGCGCCCGAGCCGCTGATGGACACGGTGCCCGCCCCGTCGCTCACCGTCGCGGTCGAGACCTGGCAGCCGGCGACCCCATCGAACGCGGTGCGCGCCGACATCGGGGTCTTCGGCGCGACCGGCGCCGAGACCGCGTTGACGCAGCGGCTGATCGACGCCGTTGGGGCACAAGGCGGTTGCCGGGTGGTCTCAGCGCGGGAGGCGGAGATCGTCGCGGTCATCGCCCCCGGGCTCGACGAGCGGGATCCGATGGCGGCGATCGAACAGATCGCCGGCCTGCCGGACGCGGGCCTCCCGGACTACGCCGCCCTGATCGGCCCGCGCTGCCGGGCCGTCTGGTTGCTCACCGCGGGCGCTGAGAGCGTCGATCCGGGCGACGCCGACGCCTCCCCGGCGCAGGCGGCGCTGGCCGCGATGCATCGCAGCGTCGGGTTCGAATTCACCGACCAGACCTTCGGGCATCTCGACCTGCCGGGCCGAGAGGTCGACGCGCGGACGGCGCGCGCCGTCGTCGACGCGCTGCTCGGCGAGACGGGCGAGGTGGCGCTGCGGGGCGCCGAATCGCCGCGGCGCTACGTCCGTACCTTCTCGCAGTGCCGCGATTCGGCGACCGAACGGCCGTTTGACGCCGATGCACTGGACAACGTGGTGATCACCGGCGGCAGCGGAGCCATCGGCCTGCAGTATGCGCGGTACTGCATCGAGCGCGGGGCGCGGACGGTCACGCTGCTGAGCCGCAACGGTCTCGACCAGACCGCGCTGCACCGGCTCACCGAGGGCCACGACACCGAGGTACGAGCTTTGCGCTGCGACATCACCGATCCGGGCGCGGTGGCCGCCGCCGCCAGGCACGCCGGCGCGGGGGCGTCGTTGCTGATCCATACCGCCGGCATCGCCGAGACGCGCTCCCGCGCCGACCTGACCGGCGCCGACGTGGCGGCGGTGTGTGCCGCCAAGGTGCGTGGCCTGGCCCTGCTGGCGCAGATGTGGCCGCTGCGGCCGGCCTGCCGAATCCTGGCCTGCTCGTCGGTGTTCGGAGTGTGGGGCGGGTACCACCACGCCGCTTATGCCGCCTCCAACCGGATGCTGGACGTCTTGGTCGCCCAGCTGCGCGCCCGGGGCCACGACTGCACGGCGATCCGGTGGGGACTGTGGCAGGCCGCCGGCGTCGTGGGCGCCGACGAGATCACCCGCACCGAACGCTCCGGGCTGATCGCGATGGCGCCGGGGCCGGCGATCGCGGCCGGCCTGCACCGCTATGACGGTGACCCGCTGATCTTCGACGCCGACTTCGACCGGCTTGCAGTGTTCTTCGAAAGCCAGGGCATGCCAATGCCGTTCAGCGCGCCCCGTCGCAGCGACGGTGCAGCGGGCGACCCCGCCGCCAGGCCGCTGGCCGAGGCGGTGCACGCGGAACTCGCCGCGACACTGCACCTGGGTGACTCGGTCTCGATCGACCCGAGCGCACCGCTGATAGACCTCGGGGTGGATTCGTTGCTCGCACTCGATCTGCGTAAACGGCTGCGCCGCACGGTCGGACGCTCCGTTGCCGTCGCGCGCATGCTCGGCGGGATCACCCTCGACGAATTGATTGATGCGTTGCGCGCGGGCTCGAGCGAGCCGCCCGAAGGCGCAACGCCCGACGCCCGCGAAGCCAGAAAGGTTGGACTCCCCGCGTGA